One window of Camelina sativa cultivar DH55 chromosome 4, Cs, whole genome shotgun sequence genomic DNA carries:
- the LOC104780288 gene encoding leucine aminopeptidase 1-like isoform X2 yields the protein MISFTAKEIDVIEWKGDVLVVGVTDKDLTKDESSKFKNPILNKLDDHLSGLLAQVSSEEDFNGKPGQSTVLRLPGLGAKRITLIGLGHSVPSAFHSLGDAVVTVSKASQSSIVAVVLASSVTDESKLSSASGIVLGLFEDSRYKSESKKPSLKFVDIIGFGTGPELEKKLKYAEDVSYRVIFGRELTNSPANVLTPGMDGFKHCHVLWFAELSYSDFGFVFWHISRLQLNFFPICIFYFYFNMLLWFVCLKVYEMQ from the exons ATG ATCTCGTTCACTGCTAAGGAGATCGATGTGATTGAATGGAAAGGAGATGTACTCGTAGTTGGTGTGACTGATAAAGATTTGACTAAAGACGAGAGCTCAAAGTTTAAAAATCCGATCTTGAATAAGCTCGATGATCATTTGAGTGGACTCTTAGCTCAGGTCTCGTCCGAGGAGGATTTCAACGGTAAACCTGGTCAGTCAACTGTTCTTAGGCTTCCGGGTCTTGGAGCAAAGCGAATCACTTTGATCGGTCTTGGTCACTCTGTTCCATCAGCTTTTCATAGCCTTGGTGATGCTGTAGTTACAGTTTCTAAAGCTTCTCAATCTAGTATTGTTGCTGTTGTGCTTGCTTCAAGTGTTACTGATGAGTCTAAGCTTAGTTCTGCATCAG GCATAGTGCTTGGTTTGTTTGAAGATAGTAGGTATAAGTCTGAATCAAAGAAACCATCTTTGAAGTTTGTTGATATCATTGGATTTGGAACTGGTCCTGAGCTAGAGAAGAAGCTGAAGTATGCGGAGGATGTTTCTTACCGTGTGATTTTCGGGAGAGAACTCACTAACTCTCCTGCCAATGTGCTTACTCCTGGTATGGATGGTTTCAAACACTGTCATGTTTTATGGTTTGCTGAGTTGTCCtattctgattttggttttgtattttggCACATATCAAGATTACAACTGAACTTTTTCCCCATTTGTATTTTCTACTTCTATTTTAATATGCTTTTGtggtttgtatgtttaaaagtttatgaaatgcaataa
- the LOC104780288 gene encoding leucine aminopeptidase 1-like isoform X1, translating to MGHTLSLTKPNSTEPHKISFTAKEIDVIEWKGDVLVVGVTDKDLTKDESSKFKNPILNKLDDHLSGLLAQVSSEEDFNGKPGQSTVLRLPGLGAKRITLIGLGHSVPSAFHSLGDAVVTVSKASQSSIVAVVLASSVTDESKLSSASGIVLGLFEDSRYKSESKKPSLKFVDIIGFGTGPELEKKLKYAEDVSYRVIFGRELTNSPANVLTPGMDGFKHCHVLWFAELSYSDFGFVFWHISRLQLNFFPICIFYFYFNMLLWFVCLKVYEMQ from the exons ATGGGTCATACTCTCAGCCTCACTAAACCCAACTCCACTGAGCCTCACaag ATCTCGTTCACTGCTAAGGAGATCGATGTGATTGAATGGAAAGGAGATGTACTCGTAGTTGGTGTGACTGATAAAGATTTGACTAAAGACGAGAGCTCAAAGTTTAAAAATCCGATCTTGAATAAGCTCGATGATCATTTGAGTGGACTCTTAGCTCAGGTCTCGTCCGAGGAGGATTTCAACGGTAAACCTGGTCAGTCAACTGTTCTTAGGCTTCCGGGTCTTGGAGCAAAGCGAATCACTTTGATCGGTCTTGGTCACTCTGTTCCATCAGCTTTTCATAGCCTTGGTGATGCTGTAGTTACAGTTTCTAAAGCTTCTCAATCTAGTATTGTTGCTGTTGTGCTTGCTTCAAGTGTTACTGATGAGTCTAAGCTTAGTTCTGCATCAG GCATAGTGCTTGGTTTGTTTGAAGATAGTAGGTATAAGTCTGAATCAAAGAAACCATCTTTGAAGTTTGTTGATATCATTGGATTTGGAACTGGTCCTGAGCTAGAGAAGAAGCTGAAGTATGCGGAGGATGTTTCTTACCGTGTGATTTTCGGGAGAGAACTCACTAACTCTCCTGCCAATGTGCTTACTCCTGGTATGGATGGTTTCAAACACTGTCATGTTTTATGGTTTGCTGAGTTGTCCtattctgattttggttttgtattttggCACATATCAAGATTACAACTGAACTTTTTCCCCATTTGTATTTTCTACTTCTATTTTAATATGCTTTTGtggtttgtatgtttaaaagtttatgaaatgcaataa